In Candidatus Methylomirabilota bacterium, the sequence GTTTGCCATCCCCACTTCCAGGATTCGTCGGGGCTTGAACATCATCACCAGGGTAAACAGAAACCTGCCGTATCGCGGAACCACGGCCCAGATCGAGGTTGGGCTCTTCGCGATGCGATCGATCTCGTCCGTGCCTTCCGCCCGGGGCCATGCGGCGAGAAATTGGCGTGCAAACACCATGTCGAACACCGGCAACTCGGGCGCCGGATGATCTTGCCTCTTTGCTCCAGCGTGAGGGTGGTGATTCACGGGCTAGGACTCGACTCTTTTCTCCAGAACGAGCTCACCTATCTCGATCCTAACCAGGCGCAACTCGTCAATTCTCACCAAATTCGGTGATATGGATGCTGAACGCGGTGTCGTTCTGTTGCTGATACCCTTCGAGTACGAGTCGCAAAAACGTAGAGTTGTTATAGGTCGAGATGATGACGCCAGTATTCGGATGATGCTCCATCGTCATGACGCCTTGCGGAAGATGACAAGCATCTCGTGCCCCTTACCCATGACTCTGGCCGGCAGCGTCAGAAGCTCCCTCAATATCTTCAACAGCTTGTAACGCAGCGGGGAGACCCGCCCCTTCTCGGCAAGGCGAAGGCCTCCGGTACGAATGTATTCAAACTCGAATCCTGTCCGCCCCGCCAGGGTTCGCATGCTTTTAGGGCTGAAGAAACACGCGTGCCCGCCATGGTCCGTGGCGTACATGTCGAAGCACTCCCAGTCACCCTTGACCCACTGGAGGGTCCACGAGTCCATGTTGGGCGTATTCGTGACAAGCAGGCCGCCCGGTTTCAACACCCTGTGGGCAGCACGCACCACCTCCAGTGGATTGGTAAGGTGTTCGATGACTTCGATCATGGTCACGACGTCATAGCTTTCCGCTGCGAACATATTCACTTCGAGAAAGCCGCGATGGACCTCGAATCCCGCCGCACTTGCGGTCGCAGCGGACGCCGAACCGGGCTCGACGCCAGACACCGCGCCAAATCCCTCGTCTCTTGCAACATGGAGCAGGGCGCCGCTGGAGCAGCCAACGTCAAGAAGCGCCATATCCCGGGCGCTTCGGCCGGTGAGCGTTTCCGTAAGCCGCAAGATTCGTCTGGTGCGCTGTTGAAAACGTTTCATGTCTTTAAGCGAGGGCGCTGTGCCCTCGGGCCGGTTGGAGGCTTCAAGGCTGTCATAATAGACCTGTTTCGAACACGAACTGATCAGCTGACCGCACGCCGGACAGAGACGAAGCGGGCCATCGGGGGTGACGATCTCCGTCGTCTTAAGCGGTTCGCTGCAGCCCAGCGGACAGTTCTCGAAAAGTAGTCCGGACATGTCCTTTCCGTTATCCCCGTCAGTGGCTAGGGTTGTATGCTCTGAGTCTGGCGACGAGTCCCCTAAAATCCTGCGTCGTCCCCTTCCATTGATCATATGATTTACTTTTAGACAACTAGGGACTAGGATTCCTAATAAGCCTGAGAGGAGACATCTTTGAAGGTTATAGATCGATACATTGGCCGGGAACTCTTGATCTCCATGATCCTCGGACTCGGGATCACTACCTTCGTTTTCCTGACTAAGCCCATGATGAAACTCATGGACCTCTTCATCACCAAGCTGGTCCCCGTCGGAATTATTGCTCGCCTGTTCCTGTATACATTACCCCCCCTCCTTTTCCTCACTACTCCCATCGCTTTGCTCCTGGCCGTAATTGCCACTTATAGCCGGCTCGCCGCTGACCAGGAGCTGACCGCCCTTAAAGCGGCGGGATTTAGCCTCTACCGCTTAGCCTTGCCCGCCTTCGGCATTGGCATCGTGGCCTTAAGCTTTACCGCTTTTAACGGTATCTACGGCATACCCTGGGCGAGTCAGGCCTTCCGAAATCTCTTGTTTAACCTTGCACGTACCCGGGCAACCATCGGGATAAGGGAAAAAGTTTTCAACGACGATTTTCATGGTCTCATCCTTTACACCGACCACATCGACGAGGCCAGCGGTGTGATGGAAGGGATCTTTATCGTGGATACCCAGAATGAGGAAAAGCCGCGAATTATTATTGCCCGCCGTGGACGCATCGTTCCGAAAGAACAGAGCAATGTCGTCCTGCTCGAGCTGCAGGACGGATCCACCCACGTCGTACCCAAGGACAAACCGGGCCACTACCAAATGCTGAAGTTTCAGAACGTGGATCTGGCTCTTTCTGTAAGTGACCCAACCCTCGCTGGCATGATGGCTAGGGACCCGCGTGAGATGACTATACCAGAACTGCTCGCCACGATTCGGCAACGTGCCGCCCGTGGGGAACCGACGGCATACCTGCTGATCAGTTTCCATCAGCGATTCGCAACTCCGGTTGCTTGCCTTGTTTTCATCCTCCTGGGGACACCGTTGGCGATCCGAGTCCGGCGGTCGGGTAAAGCGATCAGCCTGGGGCTTACCATCGTGCTGGTGTGTATGTACTACCTCCTGATGATTTTCGGACAGGGTATGGGAAACAATGGCAGCATCTCCCCCCTCTGGGCGAGTTGGCTGCCGAATCTTGTCCTGGGTGGTCTCGGGTTGTTCTTGTTTATCGCCGGCAACCGCGAATCGTGGCTCCCCTCGTCGTTCTTGCCGGGACGGAAGCGCCGTGCTGCCACAGCCGAGGGCAGGGGGTAACATGATCCGTATTCTCGATCGGTATATTGGGCAAGGCTTCTTAAAACTGCTCGTTCTCGCCCTCGCACTCCTCGTGGCTGTCTCCCTGCTTGTAGACCTTCTTGAGAACCTCCATAATTACGTGATCCACGGAGCTTCAGCTTCAGACGTCACCCTGTACTACCTTTACAGGGTCCCGCGGGTGACTCTCCACGTCTCCCCCTTTGCCCTGATGATCGCTTCCTTCTTCACCGTGGGCAGGTTCAACCGGAACTACGAATTCGTCGCCATGCAAATGGCCCGAGTGCACCCCTTCCGCGCAGTTCTCCCCATCATCATCCTTGCCCTGGGGGCCACTCTGGGCCTCTATGTCATCCAAGAAGAAATCGCTCCGAAAGCGACTGAGACCACTCTCCGGATTAAGCACGAGCGGCTTCGGAAAAAGAAGTCTCCTTTTCATCGGACGCGGAACCAGGACATCTGGTATCTGGGGGGGGCAAATCGCTTTCTCCACATCGGTCTCCTGGAAACCAGCAAGAGCGAGATGCAGGAGGTCTCTTTGTTTCAACTATCCCCAGACTTTGTGCCGCTTCAGCGCATAGAGGCTGACAAGGGGCGTTGGGAAGAGGGGCGCTGGATTTTGTCGGGGGTACGGATCCACCGTTTCTCGGATGGGGGGACTGACGTAAGCGTCACCGAGGTACCCGAGATGCCCATGCAGCTGAAGGCAACCCCTGAGGACCTGGCGCGCGTCGAAAAGGAACCGAAGGAGATGAGCTCCAGAGAGCTCAAGCGATATATCCAGCGGCTTGCCCAGAGCGGGGAGGATACGCGGCGTTACGTGGCGGATCTCTTGGCCAAGCGTGCTATCCTTGCCAGGAACTTCATTATGGCACTCTTGGGAATTGTGATTGCATTTCGGGTTGGACGGCAGGGACTCTTGAACCCCATGGGCACGTGCATCATCACCACGGTTCTGTACTATGTCCTGTTTTTCCTTGCCCTCCCGCTAGCCCGCAAAGACGTCCTCCCTCCGCTACTTCTTCTCTGGATTCCAAATATGATTTTTGGAGGAATCGCCCTGGTCGGGCTGCTGCGGCCTCATCCACGAATCTAGCGCCGGACCTGATGACCGATGACCGACGACCGTTGACCGAAGCTTGAAAGCTAGGAGGCCAGCACGCTGGAAAGCGAGTAAGCTCGCAGGCGAGAAAGCTGGCACCCCTCGATGCTGGAGAGCTTACTCCCTCGGATGTTGCAAAGCGGGCACGAAAGATCTTGCTCCCCTGCCACCCTGCAGGTGTTCTCGCGTTCTAACATTCCATCCTTCAAGCGTTCTAGCGTTCTAGCATTCCAGCAGGGACCTGCTTGCTTAGGTCCCGGATTCCCAGGACTGAAGATACCGCTGCTGCTCCG encodes:
- a CDS encoding class I SAM-dependent methyltransferase; the protein is MSGLLFENCPLGCSEPLKTTEIVTPDGPLRLCPACGQLISSCSKQVYYDSLEASNRPEGTAPSLKDMKRFQQRTRRILRLTETLTGRSARDMALLDVGCSSGALLHVARDEGFGAVSGVEPGSASAATASAAGFEVHRGFLEVNMFAAESYDVVTMIEVIEHLTNPLEVVRAAHRVLKPGGLLVTNTPNMDSWTLQWVKGDWECFDMYATDHGGHACFFSPKSMRTLAGRTGFEFEYIRTGGLRLAEKGRVSPLRYKLLKILRELLTLPARVMGKGHEMLVIFRKAS
- the lptF gene encoding LPS export ABC transporter permease LptF, with protein sequence MKVIDRYIGRELLISMILGLGITTFVFLTKPMMKLMDLFITKLVPVGIIARLFLYTLPPLLFLTTPIALLLAVIATYSRLAADQELTALKAAGFSLYRLALPAFGIGIVALSFTAFNGIYGIPWASQAFRNLLFNLARTRATIGIREKVFNDDFHGLILYTDHIDEASGVMEGIFIVDTQNEEKPRIIIARRGRIVPKEQSNVVLLELQDGSTHVVPKDKPGHYQMLKFQNVDLALSVSDPTLAGMMARDPREMTIPELLATIRQRAARGEPTAYLLISFHQRFATPVACLVFILLGTPLAIRVRRSGKAISLGLTIVLVCMYYLLMIFGQGMGNNGSISPLWASWLPNLVLGGLGLFLFIAGNRESWLPSSFLPGRKRRAATAEGRG
- a CDS encoding LptF/LptG family permease, whose amino-acid sequence is MIRILDRYIGQGFLKLLVLALALLVAVSLLVDLLENLHNYVIHGASASDVTLYYLYRVPRVTLHVSPFALMIASFFTVGRFNRNYEFVAMQMARVHPFRAVLPIIILALGATLGLYVIQEEIAPKATETTLRIKHERLRKKKSPFHRTRNQDIWYLGGANRFLHIGLLETSKSEMQEVSLFQLSPDFVPLQRIEADKGRWEEGRWILSGVRIHRFSDGGTDVSVTEVPEMPMQLKATPEDLARVEKEPKEMSSRELKRYIQRLAQSGEDTRRYVADLLAKRAILARNFIMALLGIVIAFRVGRQGLLNPMGTCIITTVLYYVLFFLALPLARKDVLPPLLLLWIPNMIFGGIALVGLLRPHPRI